A portion of the Hydrogenimonas thermophila genome contains these proteins:
- a CDS encoding dTDP-4-dehydrorhamnose 3,5-epimerase family protein, which translates to MNIVNTPIDGLRILEPKIFKDLRGRFVKTFNNDFFKEHKIEIEIKESYYSISHKDVIRGMHFQIPPYDHIKLVYVPFGKIVDVVLDIRKGSPTYKKFFKIELSADNGKVLIIPKGLAHGFKSLQNNTNVTYMQTTCYSPEADKGIRFDSFGFDWECDNPKVSDRDLSFKTLDEFDSPFVFGDNQ; encoded by the coding sequence ATGAATATTGTAAATACACCAATAGATGGATTAAGAATTTTAGAGCCTAAAATTTTTAAAGATCTACGAGGTAGATTTGTCAAAACATTTAATAATGATTTTTTTAAAGAACATAAAATAGAGATCGAAATTAAAGAGAGTTACTACTCTATCTCCCATAAAGATGTAATAAGAGGTATGCATTTTCAAATACCTCCATATGATCATATAAAACTGGTTTATGTTCCATTTGGAAAAATTGTTGATGTTGTTTTAGATATAAGAAAAGGTTCACCAACTTATAAGAAGTTTTTTAAGATTGAACTCTCTGCTGATAATGGTAAAGTTTTAATTATTCCAAAAGGCTTGGCTCACGGATTTAAATCTTTGCAAAATAATACAAACGTAACATATATGCAAACAACTTGTTACTCTCCAGAAGCAGACAAGGGTATAAGATTTGATTCATTTGGATTTGATTGGGAGTGTGATAATCCAAAAGTCTCTGATAGAGATCTTTCTTTTAAAACATTAGATGAGTTTGACTCCCCTTTTGTTTTTGGAGATAATCAATGA
- the rfbG gene encoding CDP-glucose 4,6-dehydratase: protein MQELFGGIYKNRTVVVTGHTGFKGSWLVYWLKQMGANVIGYSLEAPTNPNHFDLLNLDIVSIIGDIRDQEKLDKVFNEYKPEIVFHLAAQPLVRLSYEDPIETYETNVIGTLKVFEACRKANVKAIVNITSDKCYENREWVWGYRENDPMGGYDPYSSSKGCAELLTSSYRNSYFNLNDYGKKHHTLLASCRAGNVIGGGDWAKDRLITDIMVAVSKNEKVKIRNPQATRPWQHVLEPLSGYLQIGQKLLEGKKEFAEGWNFGPSDEGAITVEEVVKHIKQYWEKIDYELNSNEDHPHEANLLKLDCSKAHIKLKWKDVWDSQKTFEITTNWYKAFYEQKRLLTKENLDNYIKDAKAKKLEWTKI from the coding sequence ATGCAAGAACTATTTGGCGGAATTTATAAAAATAGAACAGTAGTAGTAACAGGACATACAGGATTTAAAGGTTCTTGGTTAGTTTACTGGTTAAAACAGATGGGTGCTAATGTTATAGGTTATTCATTAGAAGCACCAACAAACCCAAACCATTTTGATCTACTAAATTTAGATATTGTCTCAATTATAGGTGATATTCGAGATCAAGAAAAACTAGATAAAGTTTTTAATGAGTATAAGCCTGAAATAGTTTTTCATTTAGCTGCTCAACCTTTGGTCAGACTCTCTTATGAAGATCCCATTGAGACATATGAAACAAATGTCATAGGTACACTGAAAGTTTTTGAAGCTTGCAGAAAAGCAAATGTAAAAGCTATTGTAAATATTACAAGCGATAAGTGCTATGAAAATAGAGAGTGGGTATGGGGTTATAGAGAGAATGATCCAATGGGTGGTTACGATCCATACAGTTCATCAAAAGGTTGTGCAGAACTTTTAACTTCAAGTTACAGAAACTCTTACTTTAACCTAAATGATTATGGCAAAAAACATCACACCTTACTTGCAAGTTGTAGAGCAGGTAATGTAATAGGTGGTGGTGACTGGGCAAAAGATAGATTAATTACTGACATAATGGTAGCAGTCAGTAAAAATGAAAAGGTCAAAATTAGAAATCCACAAGCAACTAGACCATGGCAACATGTTCTTGAGCCATTAAGTGGTTACTTACAAATTGGACAAAAACTCTTAGAAGGTAAAAAAGAGTTTGCTGAAGGTTGGAACTTCGGACCATCAGATGAAGGGGCAATTACTGTTGAAGAGGTTGTCAAGCATATAAAGCAATACTGGGAAAAGATCGATTACGAACTAAATAGCAATGAAGATCATCCACACGAAGCAAATCTTCTAAAATTAGACTGCTCAAAAGCACATATTAAGCTAAAGTGGAAAGATGTTTGGGATAGTCAAAAAACATTTGAGATTACAACTAACTGGTATAAAGCATTTTATGAACAAAAAAGACTATTAACAAAAGAGAATTTAGATAACTATATTAAAGATGCAAAAGCAAAAAAGTTAGAGTGGACTAAAATATGA